A portion of the Streptococcus sp. Marseille-Q6470 genome contains these proteins:
- the ileS gene encoding isoleucine--tRNA ligase, whose amino-acid sequence MKLKETLNLGKTEFPMRAGLPTKEPVWQKEWDEAKLYQRRQELNEGKPHFTLHDGPPYANGNIHVGHAMNKISKDIIVRSKSMSGFYAPYIPGWDTHGLPIEQVLAKQGVKRKEMELVEYLKLCREYALSQVDKQREDFKRLGVSGDWENPYVTLTPDYEAAQIRVFGEMANKGYIYRGAKPVYWSWSSESALAEAEIEYHDLVSTSLYYANKVKDGKGVLDTDTYIVVWTTTPFTITASRGLTVGADIDYVLVQPAGEARKFVVAAELLNSLSEKFGWADVQVLATYRGQELNHIVTEHPWDTAVDELVILGDHVTTDSGTGIVHTAPGFGEDDYNVGVANGLEVAVTVNERGIMMANAGAEFEGQFYDKVVPTVIEKLGDLLLAQEEISHSYPFDWRTKKPIIWRAVPQWFASVSKFRQEILDEIEKVKFHSEWGKVRLYNMIRDRGDWVISRQRAWGVPLPIFYAEDGTPIMTAETIEHVAQLFEEHGSIIWWERDAKDLLPEGFTHPGSPNGEFKKETDIMDVWFDSGSSWNGVVVNRPELKYPADLYLEGSDQYRGWFNSSLITSVANHGVAPYKQILSQGFALDGKGEKMSKSLGNTIAPSDVEKQFGAEILRLWVTSVDSSNDVRISMDILSQVSETYRKIRNTLRFLIANTSDFNPTTDAVAYEELRSVDKYMTIRFNQLVKTIRDAYANFEFLTIYKALVNFINVDLSAFYLDFAKDVVYIEGAKSLERRQMQTVFYDILVKITKLLTPILPHTAEEIWSYLEFEAEDFVQLSELPEAQTFANQEEILDTWAAFMDFRGQAQKALEEARNEKVIGKSLEAHLTVYPNEVVKTLLGAVDSNVAQLLIVSKLTIAEGPAPEGAVAFEDVAFTVDRAAGEVCDRCRRIDPTTAERSYNATICDHCANIVEENFEDAVAEGFEAK is encoded by the coding sequence ATGAAACTAAAAGAAACACTAAACCTTGGGAAAACAGAATTTCCAATGCGTGCCGGACTTCCAACCAAAGAGCCAGTATGGCAAAAAGAGTGGGACGAAGCTAAACTTTACCAACGTCGTCAAGAATTAAATGAAGGAAAACCACATTTCACTCTTCATGATGGCCCTCCATACGCTAACGGGAACATCCACGTCGGACATGCCATGAACAAGATTTCAAAAGATATCATTGTTCGTTCTAAGTCTATGTCAGGATTTTACGCACCATATATTCCAGGTTGGGACACTCATGGTCTGCCAATTGAGCAAGTTTTGGCAAAACAAGGCGTTAAACGCAAAGAGATGGAATTGGTTGAGTACTTGAAACTTTGCCGTGAATACGCTCTGTCTCAAGTAGATAAACAACGCGAAGATTTTAAGCGCTTGGGTGTTTCAGGTGACTGGGAAAATCCATATGTAACACTAACTCCTGACTATGAAGCAGCGCAAATCCGTGTCTTTGGTGAAATGGCGAATAAAGGCTATATCTACCGTGGAGCGAAGCCTGTTTATTGGTCTTGGTCATCTGAGTCTGCGCTTGCCGAAGCGGAAATTGAATACCATGACTTGGTTTCTACGTCCCTTTACTATGCCAACAAGGTAAAAGATGGTAAAGGTGTCCTTGATACAGATACTTACATCGTCGTTTGGACAACAACTCCATTTACCATTACTGCTTCTCGTGGTTTGACTGTTGGTGCGGATATTGATTACGTTTTGGTTCAACCTGCTGGTGAAGCTCGTAAGTTTGTGGTTGCTGCTGAATTGTTGAACAGCTTATCTGAAAAATTTGGTTGGGCGGATGTTCAAGTTTTGGCGACTTACCGTGGTCAAGAATTGAACCATATCGTGACAGAGCACCCATGGGATACTGCAGTAGATGAACTTGTTATCCTTGGTGATCACGTTACAACAGACTCTGGTACAGGTATTGTCCATACAGCCCCTGGTTTTGGTGAGGATGACTACAATGTCGGTGTTGCCAATGGTCTAGAAGTTGCTGTGACTGTTAACGAACGCGGTATCATGATGGCTAACGCAGGCGCTGAGTTTGAAGGCCAATTCTATGATAAGGTTGTCCCAACAGTTATTGAAAAACTTGGTGATTTGCTACTTGCCCAAGAAGAAATCTCTCACTCCTACCCATTTGACTGGCGTACGAAAAAACCAATCATCTGGCGAGCAGTTCCACAATGGTTTGCCTCAGTTTCAAAATTCCGTCAAGAAATTTTGGACGAAATTGAAAAAGTCAAGTTCCACTCAGAGTGGGGTAAAGTCCGTCTTTACAATATGATTCGTGACCGTGGTGACTGGGTGATTTCTCGTCAACGTGCTTGGGGTGTGCCGCTTCCAATCTTCTACGCTGAAGATGGAACACCTATCATGACAGCTGAAACCATCGAGCATGTAGCTCAACTCTTTGAAGAACATGGTTCCATCATCTGGTGGGAACGTGATGCCAAAGACCTCTTGCCAGAAGGATTTACCCATCCAGGTTCTCCAAATGGAGAGTTCAAGAAAGAAACAGATATCATGGACGTATGGTTCGACTCAGGTTCATCATGGAATGGAGTAGTGGTCAACCGTCCAGAACTCAAATACCCAGCTGACCTCTATCTTGAAGGTTCAGACCAATATCGTGGTTGGTTCAACTCATCACTCATTACATCTGTTGCCAACCATGGCGTAGCACCTTACAAACAAATCTTGTCACAAGGATTTGCCCTTGATGGTAAAGGTGAGAAGATGTCGAAATCACTTGGAAACACCATTGCTCCAAGTGACGTTGAAAAACAATTTGGTGCGGAAATCTTGCGCCTCTGGGTAACTAGTGTGGACTCAAGCAACGACGTACGTATCTCTATGGATATCTTGAGCCAAGTCTCTGAGACTTATCGTAAGATTCGTAACACGCTTCGCTTCTTGATTGCTAATACTTCTGACTTCAATCCAACAACAGATGCAGTGGCTTACGAAGAACTACGTTCAGTTGACAAGTACATGACCATCCGCTTTAACCAACTTGTTAAGACCATTCGTGATGCTTATGCAAACTTCGAGTTCTTGACAATCTATAAGGCTTTGGTGAACTTTATCAATGTTGATTTGTCTGCCTTCTACCTTGATTTTGCCAAAGATGTTGTCTACATCGAAGGTGCAAAATCTCTTGAACGCCGTCAAATGCAAACTGTCTTCTACGACATTCTTGTGAAAATTACCAAACTCTTGACTCCAATTCTTCCTCACACTGCGGAAGAAATCTGGTCATATCTTGAGTTTGAAGCAGAAGACTTCGTTCAATTGTCAGAATTACCTGAAGCTCAAACTTTTGCCAATCAAGAAGAAATCTTGGATACATGGGCAGCCTTTATGGACTTCCGTGGACAAGCTCAAAAAGCCTTGGAAGAAGCACGTAATGAAAAAGTGATTGGTAAATCACTTGAAGCTCACTTGACAGTTTATCCAAATGAAGTGGTGAAAACTCTTCTTGGAGCTGTTGATAGCAATGTAGCCCAACTCTTGATCGTCTCTAAATTGACCATCGCAGAAGGACCAGCTCCAGAAGGTGCAGTGGCCTTTGAAGATGTGGCCTTCACAGTTGACCGTGCAGCTGGTGAAGTTTGTGACCGTTGCCGTCGTATCGATCCAACAACTGCAGAACGTAGCTATAATGCAACTATCTGTGATCACTGTGCAAACATCGTTGAAGAAAACTTTGAGGACGCAGTGGCAGAAGGATTTGAAGCTAAATAA
- a CDS encoding phosphoglycerate mutase, translating into MVKLVFARHGESEWNKANLFTGWADVDLSEKGTQQAIDAGKLIKEAGIEFDQAYTSVLKRAIKTTNLALEASDQLWVPVEKSWRLNERHYGGLTGKNKAEAAEQFGDEQVHIWRRSYDVLPPAMPRDDKYSAHTDRRYASLDDSVIPDAENLKVTLERALPFWEDKIAPALKDGKNVFVGAHGNSIRALVKHIKHLSDDEIMDVEIPNFPPLVFEFDENLNVVSEYYLGK; encoded by the coding sequence ATGGTAAAATTGGTTTTCGCTCGCCACGGTGAGTCTGAATGGAACAAAGCTAACCTTTTCACAGGATGGGCTGACGTAGATCTTTCTGAAAAAGGTACTCAACAAGCTATCGATGCTGGTAAATTGATCAAAGAAGCTGGTATTGAATTTGACCAAGCTTACACTTCAGTATTGAAACGTGCAATCAAAACAACTAACCTTGCTCTTGAAGCATCTGACCAACTTTGGGTTCCAGTTGAAAAATCATGGCGCTTGAACGAACGTCACTACGGTGGTTTGACTGGTAAAAACAAAGCTGAAGCTGCTGAACAATTTGGTGATGAACAAGTTCACATTTGGCGTCGTTCATACGATGTATTGCCTCCTGCAATGCCTCGTGATGACAAATACTCAGCTCACACTGACCGTCGTTACGCTTCACTTGACGACTCAGTGATTCCAGATGCTGAAAACTTGAAAGTTACTTTGGAACGTGCTCTTCCATTCTGGGAAGATAAAATCGCTCCAGCTCTTAAAGACGGTAAAAATGTATTCGTAGGAGCACACGGTAACTCAATCCGTGCCCTTGTAAAACACATCAAACACTTGTCAGACGATGAAATCATGGATGTGGAAATCCCTAACTTCCCACCATTGGTATTCGAATTTGACGAAAATTTGAACGTTGTTTCTGAATACTACCTCGGAAAATAA
- the rpmG gene encoding 50S ribosomal protein L33, giving the protein MALKKASLACAVCGSRNYSIKISGNPKPTRLEVNKFCKHCGKYTTHRETR; this is encoded by the coding sequence ATGGCACTTAAAAAAGCAAGTTTAGCCTGTGCGGTTTGTGGTTCAAGAAACTACTCAATTAAAATTAGTGGGAATCCAAAACCGACTCGCTTAGAAGTAAATAAATTTTGTAAACATTGTGGTAAATACACAACACATCGAGAAACGAGATAG
- the secE gene encoding preprotein translocase subunit SecE has product MGFIKDIFTLLKDTTWPTRKQSWVDFKSIMEYTAFFVVIIYIFDQLIVSGLIRFINIF; this is encoded by the coding sequence ATGGGTTTTATAAAGGATATCTTTACACTTCTTAAAGATACAACTTGGCCAACTCGAAAACAAAGTTGGGTAGATTTCAAGTCTATCATGGAATACACTGCCTTCTTTGTTGTAATCATTTATATTTTTGACCAGTTAATCGTTAGCGGATTAATCCGATTCATTAACATTTTTTAA
- the nusG gene encoding transcription termination/antitermination protein NusG, whose protein sequence is MDSFDKGWFVLQTYSGYENKVKENLLQRAQTYNMLDNILRVEIPTQTVQVEKNGKKKEVEENRFPGYVLVEMVMTDEAWFVVRNTPNVTGFVGSHGNRSKPTPLLEQEIRDILVSMGQTVQEFNINVEVGQTVRIIDGAFADYTGKIIEIDNNKVKMIISMFGNDTVAEVNLNQIAEL, encoded by the coding sequence ATGGATAGTTTTGATAAAGGATGGTTTGTCCTACAAACATATTCTGGTTATGAAAATAAAGTAAAAGAAAATCTCTTGCAACGTGCACAAACATACAATATGTTGGATAATATCCTACGTGTGGAAATTCCAACTCAAACTGTGCAAGTTGAAAAAAATGGGAAGAAAAAAGAAGTTGAAGAAAATCGCTTCCCAGGATATGTCCTTGTGGAAATGGTTATGACTGATGAAGCTTGGTTTGTAGTTCGCAACACACCAAACGTTACGGGATTTGTCGGCTCACACGGAAACAGATCTAAACCAACTCCGCTTTTGGAACAAGAAATCAGAGATATCTTGGTATCAATGGGACAAACGGTTCAAGAATTCAATATCAATGTTGAAGTTGGTCAAACAGTTCGAATCATTGATGGTGCCTTTGCTGATTACACAGGAAAAATTATTGAAATTGATAATAACAAAGTGAAAATGATTATTTCAATGTTTGGTAATGATACAGTAGCAGAAGTAAACTTGAATCAAATTGCTGAATTGTAA
- a CDS encoding MarR family transcriptional regulator, which yields MNKMIGGYQALQIRLLNGRIFQKLLSKEPDAQYRSEQGKILTILWKQELGCVTTTDIALATGLANNTLTSMVKKLEEQGLVTIQPCTQDKRKKYISLTDLGWAQKEIGDRVSKELGEIFYQGFSDQEIREFETYQERIISNLKANENDI from the coding sequence ATGAATAAGATGATAGGGGGCTACCAAGCTCTACAGATTCGTTTGTTGAATGGGCGTATCTTTCAAAAACTCTTGAGCAAGGAACCAGATGCTCAATACCGGAGTGAACAAGGGAAAATTTTAACGATTTTGTGGAAGCAAGAGTTGGGGTGCGTTACTACGACCGATATTGCTCTTGCGACGGGTTTAGCCAATAATACATTGACCAGTATGGTTAAGAAATTGGAAGAACAAGGTTTGGTCACGATTCAACCTTGCACGCAGGATAAAAGGAAAAAATATATCTCTTTGACAGACCTCGGTTGGGCACAAAAAGAAATTGGAGACCGTGTCAGTAAAGAATTGGGGGAGATTTTCTACCAAGGCTTTTCGGATCAAGAAATCCGAGAATTTGAGACCTATCAAGAGCGCATTATCTCAAATCTAAAGGCTAATGAAAATGACATCTAG
- a CDS encoding SDR family oxidoreductase has protein sequence MIGITGVTGKLGSYVANLIDQKGIASIHLARSPERAKIYASAEIRQMVYAKTPEVVEALQGIDVLLMVSARENPERVKEHKSFLDAAKLAGVQHIVYTSFYGADEQETFTLSRDHAQTEAYIKELGFTYTFLRDNFYLDFFIDMALENGEIRGPAGSGLVSAVARKDTSRVAAEILLKPKKWENQTLNLTGPEDLSMEEIVALLSKETGNAIAYVDETVEEAYESRKKWPAQTWEYDAWVSTYTAIKAGEQAGVSTDIEKVLGHPASSLLDTLRDRKLIEEEHD, from the coding sequence ATGATTGGAATAACAGGTGTAACAGGGAAATTAGGTTCCTATGTGGCGAATCTTATAGATCAAAAAGGAATCGCTTCAATCCATCTAGCACGAAGCCCAGAGCGTGCAAAGATTTATGCATCTGCGGAAATTCGTCAGATGGTGTATGCCAAAACTCCAGAGGTGGTTGAGGCCTTACAGGGGATTGATGTCTTGCTGATGGTCTCTGCTCGCGAAAATCCAGAGCGTGTGAAGGAACACAAGAGTTTTTTAGATGCCGCAAAGCTAGCAGGGGTCCAGCATATCGTCTATACCTCCTTTTATGGGGCAGATGAACAGGAAACTTTTACCTTGTCTCGAGATCATGCCCAGACAGAAGCCTATATCAAGGAGTTAGGCTTCACCTACACGTTTCTAAGAGATAATTTTTACTTGGATTTCTTTATTGATATGGCCCTTGAAAATGGAGAAATTCGTGGTCCGGCTGGTAGTGGCCTGGTATCAGCTGTTGCCCGTAAGGATACTTCTAGGGTTGCAGCAGAAATTCTATTAAAACCTAAAAAATGGGAAAATCAAACCTTGAATTTGACAGGGCCAGAGGATCTTTCCATGGAAGAAATCGTAGCGCTTCTCTCAAAAGAAACCGGTAACGCCATCGCGTATGTGGATGAAACAGTAGAAGAAGCTTATGAGTCACGGAAAAAATGGCCAGCACAAACTTGGGAGTACGATGCCTGGGTCAGTACCTATACAGCAATTAAAGCTGGCGAACAAGCTGGGGTTTCAACAGATATTGAAAAAGTCCTAGGGCATCCGGCAAGTAGCCTATTGGATACTCTTAGAGACAGAAAACTTATAGAGGAAGAACATGATTGA